One part of the Lytechinus pictus isolate F3 Inbred chromosome 3, Lp3.0, whole genome shotgun sequence genome encodes these proteins:
- the LOC129257796 gene encoding forkhead box protein P1-like isoform X8, translating to MSETLANSAGASPDSKQRTSENDVRSNADIPKKSDAISMLSGSEKSIHSGGGQSNHHLQLQHLLMPPGAPQTLSAQQMQSLLQGQVLSQQQLQQLVLQQQSFLQQQQEQATLLQQMQAAAVAAASGDAGKAPTKLSPHQQQLHSLALQQAHMIQLQAQQQAVASGQMMLPPRLQQAMSVSELQSLWKEVSSSGGPEEGKGTPASSVAAMLPGLGGHHRHMMNGLLDGSHIHPGFLLAHQGLMLPHEDRLANPNNHPLYAHGMCKWPGCETVCEDFPAFLKHLSTEHALDDRSTAQARVQMQVVNQLEIQLTKERERLAAMMAHLHMKPSIDSKQETPKSLQSTQTLSKPVSVVQHTTPSLPMVPPSTPPVPITSIASAPYHVSLASGTPKIPPLIPVSTQAAVQSLMSQALRSPIHIKQQQQQPQHLGNNQSHKLTSHHVTPGGPIRRRNSEKYGLSLSTEIHHNSDFYKNTDVRPPFTYAALIRQAIIDAPDRQLTLNEIYNWFTRTFAYFRRNAATWKNAVRHNLSLHKCFVRVENVKGAVWTVDEIEFMKRRPQRMGSLNTPPSTPNTPTTPISKSADMLPTEDMPLNLETHMHPMGGSLPLLSDAAAAAADHAIEVLDNEEELEGDDYPGATRGRYPEDDHDAYPGEERERYLLEAEDREYPGGERSGDPFPDDDRDSYPQGGGAPHADTRRDVYPPPRERSPGDVVSEGELQYRLEQRERFASEESERFMVEERFRRAEEERYARGEEEEDAEALEREERESYPQGLREEEDIGDVEERVRNAAIGDELVEEEDDDMEDERDPDEETNHAIADIIESQSAAHRRKVNQLTMEQLKRMMHHNPMMMIPVSTNGQSDHLSEHHQEASLEGPSQGVM from the exons AAATCCGATGCAATCTCCATGTTGAGCGGGAGCGAAAAGAGCATCCATTCTGGAGGGGGGCAATCCAATCACCATCTACAGCTCCAGCATCTCCTGATGCCCCCCGGAGCACCGCAGACGCTCTCGGCTCAACAGATGCAGAGTCTGTTACAAGGCCAGGTCCTCAGCCAGCAACAATTGCAACAATTGGTTCTACAGCAACAGTCTTTCTTGCAGCAACAGCAG GAGCAGGCTACGTTGCTCCAGCAGATGCAAGCTGCTGCTGTTGCCGCAGCCAGCGGGGATGCTGGTAAAGCTCCAACCAAGCTCTCGCCACACCAGCAGCAGCTACACAGCTTGGCCTTGCAACAAGCTCACATGATCCAGCTACAAGCGCAGCAACAAGCCGTTGCCTCTGGACAAATGATGCTCCCACCAAGGTTACAACAAG CCATGTCAGTGTCGGAGCTCCAGTCTCTGTGGAAGGAAGTTTCCTCGTCTGGTGGCCCAGAGGAAGGCAAGGGCACCCCCGCCAGCTCTGTCGCAGCCATGTTGCCTGGTCTTGGTGGTCATCATCGGCACATGATGAACGGTCTATTAGACGGGTCCCACATACATCCAGGCTTTCTTCTTGCTCACCAAGGCCTCAT GCTCCCTCATGAGGATCGATTGGCCAATCCCAACAACCATCCCCTCTACGCTCACGGCATGTGCAAGTGGCCAGGTTGTGAGACAGTATGTGAGGACTTCCCGGCATTCCTCAA acaTCTAAGCACAGAGCATGCTCTAGATGACCGTAGCACAGCCCAAGCCAGGGTACAGATGCAGGTTGTTAATCAGCTGGAGATACAGCTTACCAAAGAGAGGGAAAGGTTAGCCGCCATGAtggctcatttgcatatgaaACCTTCCATAGACTCCAAACAAGAAACGCCAAAG TCCCTTCAATCAACGCAAACACTGTCGAAGCCCGTATCAGTGGTCCAGCACACGACCCCGTCCCTCCCCATGGTACCACCCAGTACCCCACCCGTTCCCATCACCTCCATAGCCTCCGCCCCCTACCACGTCTCCCTCGCTAGTGGCACCCCCAAGATCCCGCCCCTCATTCCCGTCTCCACGCAAGCTGCGGTTCAGTCTCTCATGAGCCAGGCACTACGGAGTCCCATTCACATcaaacaacagcaacaacagcCACAGCATCTCGGCAACAACCAATCACATAAGCTTACTTCGCATCATGTGACACCTGGAGGGCCAATCAGGAGGCGGAACAGTGAGAAATATGGCTTGTCACTTAGTACAG AAATTCACCACAACTCAGACTTCTACAAGAACACAGATGTGAGGCCGCCGTTTACCTATGCTGCCCTCATCAGGCAAGCAATCATCGATGCACCTGATAGACAACTGACACTCAATGAAATCTACAACTGGTTCACAAGAACATTTGCATACTTCAGAAGAAATGCTGCAACATGGAAG AACGCTGTACGACATAACCTAAGTCTTCACAAGTGTTTTGTACGTGTAGAGAATGTGAAGGGTGCCGTGTGGACGGTAGACGAGATTGAGTTCATGAAAAGAAGACCGCAGAGAATGGGAAG TCTGAACACGCCTCCGAGTACACCCAACACACCCACCACACCTATCAGCAAGTCAGCCGATATGCTGCCTACAGAGGACATGCCGCTCAATCTAGAGACACACATGCAT cCTATGGGCGGTAGCTTGCCATTGCTGAGTGATGCAGCAGCCGCAGCGGCAGACCATGCAATCGAGGTGTTGGACAATGAAGAAGAACTGGAAGGAGATGATTATCCTGGGGCCACGAGAGGGCGCTATCCAGAGGACGACCATGATGCCTATCCAGGAGAAGAAAGGGAGCGATACCTGTTGGAGGCGGAAGACCGGGAGTATCCCGGTGGGGAACGTAGCGGCGACCCCTTCCCCGACGATGATAGAGACTCGTATCCTCAGGGTGGGGGCGCTCCCCACGCCGACACCCGTAGGGATGTATACCCCCCACCCAGAGAACGCTCCCCTGGGGATGTGGTGAGCGAGGGTGAACTGCAGTACCGGCTGGAGCAAAGGGAGCGATTCGCAAGCGAGGAGAGCGAACGCTTCATGGTGGAAGAACGGTTTAGGAGGGCCGAAGAAGAACGGTATGCCAGaggggaagaagaggaagatgcTGAAGCCCTTGAGAGGGAAGAGAGGGAATCCTATCCCCAGGGATTGAGGGAAGAGGAGGATATTGGTGACGTGGAGGAGAGGGTTAGGAATGCAGCTATTGGTGATGAGCTGGTAGAGGAGGAGGACGATGATATGGAAGATGAGAGGGATCCAGATGAAGAAACAAATCATGCCATTGCAGATAT TATTGAAAGCCAGAGCGCGGCCCACCGTCGGAAAGTCAATCAGTTGACGATGGAGCAGTTGAAACGCATGATGCATCACAACCCCATGATGATGATACCTGTGTCAACCAACGGCCAATCAGATCATCTCTCCGAACATCACCAAGAAGCTTCCTTAGAGGGGCCAAGCCAGGGGGTCATGTAA
- the LOC129257796 gene encoding forkhead box protein P1-like isoform X4: MSETLANSAGASPDSKQRTSENDVRSNADIPKKSDAISMLSGSEKSIHSGGGQSNHHLQLQHLLMPPGAPQTLSAQQMQSLLQGQVLSQQQLQQLVLQQQSFLQQQQEQATLLQQMQAAAVAAASGDAGKAPTKLSPHQQQLHSLALQQAHMIQLQAQQQAVASGQMMLPPRLQQAMSVSELQSLWKEVSSSGGPEEGKGTPASSVAAMLPGLGGHHRHMMNGLLDGSHIHPGFLLAHQGLMLPHEDRLANPNNHPLYAHGMCKWPGCETVCEDFPAFLKHLSTEHALDDRSTAQARVQMQVVNQLEIQLTKERERLAAMMAHLHMKPSIDSKQETPKSLQSTQTLSKPVSVVQHTTPSLPMVPPSTPPVPITSIASAPYHVSLASGTPKIPPLIPVSTQAAVQSLMSQALRSPIHIKQQQQQPQHLGNNQSHKLTSHHVTPGGPIRRRNSEKYGLSLSTEIHHNSDFYKNTDVRPPFTYAALIRQAIIDAPDRQLTLNEIYNWFTRTFAYFRRNAATWKNAVRHNLSLHKCFVRVENVKGAVWTVDEIEFMKRRPQRMGRPSLSSYSLNTPPSTPNTPTTPISKSADMLPTEDMPLNLETHMHPMGGSLPLLSDAAAAAADHAIEVLDNEEELEGDDYPGATRGRYPEDDHDAYPGEERERYLLEAEDREYPGGERSGDPFPDDDRDSYPQGGGAPHADTRRDVYPPPRERSPGDVVSEGELQYRLEQRERFASEESERFMVEERFRRAEEERYARGEEEEDAEALEREERESYPQGLREEEDIGDVEERVRNAAIGDELVEEEDDDMEDERDPDEETNHAIADIIESQSAAHRRKVNQLTMEQLKRMMHHNPMMMIPVSTNGQSDHLSEHHQEASLEGPSQGVM, translated from the exons AAATCCGATGCAATCTCCATGTTGAGCGGGAGCGAAAAGAGCATCCATTCTGGAGGGGGGCAATCCAATCACCATCTACAGCTCCAGCATCTCCTGATGCCCCCCGGAGCACCGCAGACGCTCTCGGCTCAACAGATGCAGAGTCTGTTACAAGGCCAGGTCCTCAGCCAGCAACAATTGCAACAATTGGTTCTACAGCAACAGTCTTTCTTGCAGCAACAGCAG GAGCAGGCTACGTTGCTCCAGCAGATGCAAGCTGCTGCTGTTGCCGCAGCCAGCGGGGATGCTGGTAAAGCTCCAACCAAGCTCTCGCCACACCAGCAGCAGCTACACAGCTTGGCCTTGCAACAAGCTCACATGATCCAGCTACAAGCGCAGCAACAAGCCGTTGCCTCTGGACAAATGATGCTCCCACCAAGGTTACAACAAG CCATGTCAGTGTCGGAGCTCCAGTCTCTGTGGAAGGAAGTTTCCTCGTCTGGTGGCCCAGAGGAAGGCAAGGGCACCCCCGCCAGCTCTGTCGCAGCCATGTTGCCTGGTCTTGGTGGTCATCATCGGCACATGATGAACGGTCTATTAGACGGGTCCCACATACATCCAGGCTTTCTTCTTGCTCACCAAGGCCTCAT GCTCCCTCATGAGGATCGATTGGCCAATCCCAACAACCATCCCCTCTACGCTCACGGCATGTGCAAGTGGCCAGGTTGTGAGACAGTATGTGAGGACTTCCCGGCATTCCTCAA acaTCTAAGCACAGAGCATGCTCTAGATGACCGTAGCACAGCCCAAGCCAGGGTACAGATGCAGGTTGTTAATCAGCTGGAGATACAGCTTACCAAAGAGAGGGAAAGGTTAGCCGCCATGAtggctcatttgcatatgaaACCTTCCATAGACTCCAAACAAGAAACGCCAAAG TCCCTTCAATCAACGCAAACACTGTCGAAGCCCGTATCAGTGGTCCAGCACACGACCCCGTCCCTCCCCATGGTACCACCCAGTACCCCACCCGTTCCCATCACCTCCATAGCCTCCGCCCCCTACCACGTCTCCCTCGCTAGTGGCACCCCCAAGATCCCGCCCCTCATTCCCGTCTCCACGCAAGCTGCGGTTCAGTCTCTCATGAGCCAGGCACTACGGAGTCCCATTCACATcaaacaacagcaacaacagcCACAGCATCTCGGCAACAACCAATCACATAAGCTTACTTCGCATCATGTGACACCTGGAGGGCCAATCAGGAGGCGGAACAGTGAGAAATATGGCTTGTCACTTAGTACAG AAATTCACCACAACTCAGACTTCTACAAGAACACAGATGTGAGGCCGCCGTTTACCTATGCTGCCCTCATCAGGCAAGCAATCATCGATGCACCTGATAGACAACTGACACTCAATGAAATCTACAACTGGTTCACAAGAACATTTGCATACTTCAGAAGAAATGCTGCAACATGGAAG AACGCTGTACGACATAACCTAAGTCTTCACAAGTGTTTTGTACGTGTAGAGAATGTGAAGGGTGCCGTGTGGACGGTAGACGAGATTGAGTTCATGAAAAGAAGACCGCAGAGAATGGGAAG ACCGTCGTTATCTTCTTACAGTCTGAACACGCCTCCGAGTACACCCAACACACCCACCACACCTATCAGCAAGTCAGCCGATATGCTGCCTACAGAGGACATGCCGCTCAATCTAGAGACACACATGCAT cCTATGGGCGGTAGCTTGCCATTGCTGAGTGATGCAGCAGCCGCAGCGGCAGACCATGCAATCGAGGTGTTGGACAATGAAGAAGAACTGGAAGGAGATGATTATCCTGGGGCCACGAGAGGGCGCTATCCAGAGGACGACCATGATGCCTATCCAGGAGAAGAAAGGGAGCGATACCTGTTGGAGGCGGAAGACCGGGAGTATCCCGGTGGGGAACGTAGCGGCGACCCCTTCCCCGACGATGATAGAGACTCGTATCCTCAGGGTGGGGGCGCTCCCCACGCCGACACCCGTAGGGATGTATACCCCCCACCCAGAGAACGCTCCCCTGGGGATGTGGTGAGCGAGGGTGAACTGCAGTACCGGCTGGAGCAAAGGGAGCGATTCGCAAGCGAGGAGAGCGAACGCTTCATGGTGGAAGAACGGTTTAGGAGGGCCGAAGAAGAACGGTATGCCAGaggggaagaagaggaagatgcTGAAGCCCTTGAGAGGGAAGAGAGGGAATCCTATCCCCAGGGATTGAGGGAAGAGGAGGATATTGGTGACGTGGAGGAGAGGGTTAGGAATGCAGCTATTGGTGATGAGCTGGTAGAGGAGGAGGACGATGATATGGAAGATGAGAGGGATCCAGATGAAGAAACAAATCATGCCATTGCAGATAT TATTGAAAGCCAGAGCGCGGCCCACCGTCGGAAAGTCAATCAGTTGACGATGGAGCAGTTGAAACGCATGATGCATCACAACCCCATGATGATGATACCTGTGTCAACCAACGGCCAATCAGATCATCTCTCCGAACATCACCAAGAAGCTTCCTTAGAGGGGCCAAGCCAGGGGGTCATGTAA
- the LOC129257796 gene encoding forkhead box protein P1-like isoform X7 — protein MSETLANSAGASPDSKQRTSENDVRSNADIPKKSDAISMLSGSEKSIHSGGGQSNHHLQLQHLLMPPGAPQTLSAQQMQSLLQGQVLSQQQLQQLVLQQQSFLQQQQEQATLLQQMQAAAVAAASGDAGKAPTKLSPHQQQLHSLALQQAHMIQLQAQQQAVASGQMMLPPRLQQAMSVSELQSLWKEVSSSGGPEEGKGTPASSVAAMLPGLGGHHRHMMNGLLDGSHIHPGFLLAHQGLMLPHEDRLANPNNHPLYAHGMCKWPGCETVCEDFPAFLKHLSTEHALDDRSTAQARVQMQVVNQLEIQLTKERERLAAMMAHLHMKPSIDSKQETPKSLQSTQTLSKPVSVVQHTTPSLPMVPPSTPPVPITSIASAPYHVSLASGTPKIPPLIPVSTQAAVQSLMSQALRSPIHIKQQQQQPQHLGNNQSHKLTSHHVTPGGPIRRRNSEKYGLSLSTAEIHHNSDFYKNTDVRPPFTYAALIRQAIIDAPDRQLTLNEIYNWFTRTFAYFRRNAATWKNAVRHNLSLHKCFVRVENVKGAVWTVDEIEFMKRRPQRMGSLNTPPSTPNTPTTPISKSADMLPTEDMPLNLETHMHPMGGSLPLLSDAAAAAADHAIEVLDNEEELEGDDYPGATRGRYPEDDHDAYPGEERERYLLEAEDREYPGGERSGDPFPDDDRDSYPQGGGAPHADTRRDVYPPPRERSPGDVVSEGELQYRLEQRERFASEESERFMVEERFRRAEEERYARGEEEEDAEALEREERESYPQGLREEEDIGDVEERVRNAAIGDELVEEEDDDMEDERDPDEETNHAIADIIESQSAAHRRKVNQLTMEQLKRMMHHNPMMMIPVSTNGQSDHLSEHHQEASLEGPSQGVM, from the exons AAATCCGATGCAATCTCCATGTTGAGCGGGAGCGAAAAGAGCATCCATTCTGGAGGGGGGCAATCCAATCACCATCTACAGCTCCAGCATCTCCTGATGCCCCCCGGAGCACCGCAGACGCTCTCGGCTCAACAGATGCAGAGTCTGTTACAAGGCCAGGTCCTCAGCCAGCAACAATTGCAACAATTGGTTCTACAGCAACAGTCTTTCTTGCAGCAACAGCAG GAGCAGGCTACGTTGCTCCAGCAGATGCAAGCTGCTGCTGTTGCCGCAGCCAGCGGGGATGCTGGTAAAGCTCCAACCAAGCTCTCGCCACACCAGCAGCAGCTACACAGCTTGGCCTTGCAACAAGCTCACATGATCCAGCTACAAGCGCAGCAACAAGCCGTTGCCTCTGGACAAATGATGCTCCCACCAAGGTTACAACAAG CCATGTCAGTGTCGGAGCTCCAGTCTCTGTGGAAGGAAGTTTCCTCGTCTGGTGGCCCAGAGGAAGGCAAGGGCACCCCCGCCAGCTCTGTCGCAGCCATGTTGCCTGGTCTTGGTGGTCATCATCGGCACATGATGAACGGTCTATTAGACGGGTCCCACATACATCCAGGCTTTCTTCTTGCTCACCAAGGCCTCAT GCTCCCTCATGAGGATCGATTGGCCAATCCCAACAACCATCCCCTCTACGCTCACGGCATGTGCAAGTGGCCAGGTTGTGAGACAGTATGTGAGGACTTCCCGGCATTCCTCAA acaTCTAAGCACAGAGCATGCTCTAGATGACCGTAGCACAGCCCAAGCCAGGGTACAGATGCAGGTTGTTAATCAGCTGGAGATACAGCTTACCAAAGAGAGGGAAAGGTTAGCCGCCATGAtggctcatttgcatatgaaACCTTCCATAGACTCCAAACAAGAAACGCCAAAG TCCCTTCAATCAACGCAAACACTGTCGAAGCCCGTATCAGTGGTCCAGCACACGACCCCGTCCCTCCCCATGGTACCACCCAGTACCCCACCCGTTCCCATCACCTCCATAGCCTCCGCCCCCTACCACGTCTCCCTCGCTAGTGGCACCCCCAAGATCCCGCCCCTCATTCCCGTCTCCACGCAAGCTGCGGTTCAGTCTCTCATGAGCCAGGCACTACGGAGTCCCATTCACATcaaacaacagcaacaacagcCACAGCATCTCGGCAACAACCAATCACATAAGCTTACTTCGCATCATGTGACACCTGGAGGGCCAATCAGGAGGCGGAACAGTGAGAAATATGGCTTGTCACTTAGTACAG CAGAAATTCACCACAACTCAGACTTCTACAAGAACACAGATGTGAGGCCGCCGTTTACCTATGCTGCCCTCATCAGGCAAGCAATCATCGATGCACCTGATAGACAACTGACACTCAATGAAATCTACAACTGGTTCACAAGAACATTTGCATACTTCAGAAGAAATGCTGCAACATGGAAG AACGCTGTACGACATAACCTAAGTCTTCACAAGTGTTTTGTACGTGTAGAGAATGTGAAGGGTGCCGTGTGGACGGTAGACGAGATTGAGTTCATGAAAAGAAGACCGCAGAGAATGGGAAG TCTGAACACGCCTCCGAGTACACCCAACACACCCACCACACCTATCAGCAAGTCAGCCGATATGCTGCCTACAGAGGACATGCCGCTCAATCTAGAGACACACATGCAT cCTATGGGCGGTAGCTTGCCATTGCTGAGTGATGCAGCAGCCGCAGCGGCAGACCATGCAATCGAGGTGTTGGACAATGAAGAAGAACTGGAAGGAGATGATTATCCTGGGGCCACGAGAGGGCGCTATCCAGAGGACGACCATGATGCCTATCCAGGAGAAGAAAGGGAGCGATACCTGTTGGAGGCGGAAGACCGGGAGTATCCCGGTGGGGAACGTAGCGGCGACCCCTTCCCCGACGATGATAGAGACTCGTATCCTCAGGGTGGGGGCGCTCCCCACGCCGACACCCGTAGGGATGTATACCCCCCACCCAGAGAACGCTCCCCTGGGGATGTGGTGAGCGAGGGTGAACTGCAGTACCGGCTGGAGCAAAGGGAGCGATTCGCAAGCGAGGAGAGCGAACGCTTCATGGTGGAAGAACGGTTTAGGAGGGCCGAAGAAGAACGGTATGCCAGaggggaagaagaggaagatgcTGAAGCCCTTGAGAGGGAAGAGAGGGAATCCTATCCCCAGGGATTGAGGGAAGAGGAGGATATTGGTGACGTGGAGGAGAGGGTTAGGAATGCAGCTATTGGTGATGAGCTGGTAGAGGAGGAGGACGATGATATGGAAGATGAGAGGGATCCAGATGAAGAAACAAATCATGCCATTGCAGATAT TATTGAAAGCCAGAGCGCGGCCCACCGTCGGAAAGTCAATCAGTTGACGATGGAGCAGTTGAAACGCATGATGCATCACAACCCCATGATGATGATACCTGTGTCAACCAACGGCCAATCAGATCATCTCTCCGAACATCACCAAGAAGCTTCCTTAGAGGGGCCAAGCCAGGGGGTCATGTAA
- the LOC129257796 gene encoding forkhead box protein P1-like isoform X3 codes for MSETLANSAGASPDSKQRTSENDVRSNADIPKKSDAISMLSGSEKSIHSGGGQSNHHLQLQHLLMPPGAPQTLSAQQMQSLLQGQVLSQQQLQQLVLQQQSFLQQQQEQATLLQQMQAAAVAAASGDAGKAPTKLSPHQQQLHSLALQQAHMIQLQAQQQAVASGQMMLPPRLQQAMSVSELQSLWKEVSSSGGPEEGKGTPASSVAAMLPGLGGHHRHMMNGLLDGSHIHPGFLLAHQGLMLPHEDRLANPNNHPLYAHGMCKWPGCETVCEDFPAFLKHLSTEHALDDRSTAQARVQMQVVNQLEIQLTKERERLAAMMAHLHMKPSIDSKQETPKSLQSTQTLSKPVSVVQHTTPSLPMVPPSTPPVPITSIASAPYHVSLASGTPKIPPLIPVSTQAAVQSLMSQALRSPIHIKQQQQQPQHLGNNQSHKLTSHHVTPGGPIRRRNSEKYGLSLSTAEIHHNSDFYKNTDVRPPFTYAALIRQAIIDAPDRQLTLNEIYNWFTRTFAYFRRNAATWKNAVRHNLSLHKCFVRVENVKGAVWTVDEIEFMKRRPQRMGRPSLSSYSLNTPPSTPNTPTTPISKSADMLPTEDMPLNLETHMHPMGGSLPLLSDAAAAAADHAIEVLDNEEELEGDDYPGATRGRYPEDDHDAYPGEERERYLLEAEDREYPGGERSGDPFPDDDRDSYPQGGGAPHADTRRDVYPPPRERSPGDVVSEGELQYRLEQRERFASEESERFMVEERFRRAEEERYARGEEEEDAEALEREERESYPQGLREEEDIGDVEERVRNAAIGDELVEEEDDDMEDERDPDEETNHAIADIIESQSAAHRRKVNQLTMEQLKRMMHHNPMMMIPVSTNGQSDHLSEHHQEASLEGPSQGVM; via the exons AAATCCGATGCAATCTCCATGTTGAGCGGGAGCGAAAAGAGCATCCATTCTGGAGGGGGGCAATCCAATCACCATCTACAGCTCCAGCATCTCCTGATGCCCCCCGGAGCACCGCAGACGCTCTCGGCTCAACAGATGCAGAGTCTGTTACAAGGCCAGGTCCTCAGCCAGCAACAATTGCAACAATTGGTTCTACAGCAACAGTCTTTCTTGCAGCAACAGCAG GAGCAGGCTACGTTGCTCCAGCAGATGCAAGCTGCTGCTGTTGCCGCAGCCAGCGGGGATGCTGGTAAAGCTCCAACCAAGCTCTCGCCACACCAGCAGCAGCTACACAGCTTGGCCTTGCAACAAGCTCACATGATCCAGCTACAAGCGCAGCAACAAGCCGTTGCCTCTGGACAAATGATGCTCCCACCAAGGTTACAACAAG CCATGTCAGTGTCGGAGCTCCAGTCTCTGTGGAAGGAAGTTTCCTCGTCTGGTGGCCCAGAGGAAGGCAAGGGCACCCCCGCCAGCTCTGTCGCAGCCATGTTGCCTGGTCTTGGTGGTCATCATCGGCACATGATGAACGGTCTATTAGACGGGTCCCACATACATCCAGGCTTTCTTCTTGCTCACCAAGGCCTCAT GCTCCCTCATGAGGATCGATTGGCCAATCCCAACAACCATCCCCTCTACGCTCACGGCATGTGCAAGTGGCCAGGTTGTGAGACAGTATGTGAGGACTTCCCGGCATTCCTCAA acaTCTAAGCACAGAGCATGCTCTAGATGACCGTAGCACAGCCCAAGCCAGGGTACAGATGCAGGTTGTTAATCAGCTGGAGATACAGCTTACCAAAGAGAGGGAAAGGTTAGCCGCCATGAtggctcatttgcatatgaaACCTTCCATAGACTCCAAACAAGAAACGCCAAAG TCCCTTCAATCAACGCAAACACTGTCGAAGCCCGTATCAGTGGTCCAGCACACGACCCCGTCCCTCCCCATGGTACCACCCAGTACCCCACCCGTTCCCATCACCTCCATAGCCTCCGCCCCCTACCACGTCTCCCTCGCTAGTGGCACCCCCAAGATCCCGCCCCTCATTCCCGTCTCCACGCAAGCTGCGGTTCAGTCTCTCATGAGCCAGGCACTACGGAGTCCCATTCACATcaaacaacagcaacaacagcCACAGCATCTCGGCAACAACCAATCACATAAGCTTACTTCGCATCATGTGACACCTGGAGGGCCAATCAGGAGGCGGAACAGTGAGAAATATGGCTTGTCACTTAGTACAG CAGAAATTCACCACAACTCAGACTTCTACAAGAACACAGATGTGAGGCCGCCGTTTACCTATGCTGCCCTCATCAGGCAAGCAATCATCGATGCACCTGATAGACAACTGACACTCAATGAAATCTACAACTGGTTCACAAGAACATTTGCATACTTCAGAAGAAATGCTGCAACATGGAAG AACGCTGTACGACATAACCTAAGTCTTCACAAGTGTTTTGTACGTGTAGAGAATGTGAAGGGTGCCGTGTGGACGGTAGACGAGATTGAGTTCATGAAAAGAAGACCGCAGAGAATGGGAAG ACCGTCGTTATCTTCTTACAGTCTGAACACGCCTCCGAGTACACCCAACACACCCACCACACCTATCAGCAAGTCAGCCGATATGCTGCCTACAGAGGACATGCCGCTCAATCTAGAGACACACATGCAT cCTATGGGCGGTAGCTTGCCATTGCTGAGTGATGCAGCAGCCGCAGCGGCAGACCATGCAATCGAGGTGTTGGACAATGAAGAAGAACTGGAAGGAGATGATTATCCTGGGGCCACGAGAGGGCGCTATCCAGAGGACGACCATGATGCCTATCCAGGAGAAGAAAGGGAGCGATACCTGTTGGAGGCGGAAGACCGGGAGTATCCCGGTGGGGAACGTAGCGGCGACCCCTTCCCCGACGATGATAGAGACTCGTATCCTCAGGGTGGGGGCGCTCCCCACGCCGACACCCGTAGGGATGTATACCCCCCACCCAGAGAACGCTCCCCTGGGGATGTGGTGAGCGAGGGTGAACTGCAGTACCGGCTGGAGCAAAGGGAGCGATTCGCAAGCGAGGAGAGCGAACGCTTCATGGTGGAAGAACGGTTTAGGAGGGCCGAAGAAGAACGGTATGCCAGaggggaagaagaggaagatgcTGAAGCCCTTGAGAGGGAAGAGAGGGAATCCTATCCCCAGGGATTGAGGGAAGAGGAGGATATTGGTGACGTGGAGGAGAGGGTTAGGAATGCAGCTATTGGTGATGAGCTGGTAGAGGAGGAGGACGATGATATGGAAGATGAGAGGGATCCAGATGAAGAAACAAATCATGCCATTGCAGATAT TATTGAAAGCCAGAGCGCGGCCCACCGTCGGAAAGTCAATCAGTTGACGATGGAGCAGTTGAAACGCATGATGCATCACAACCCCATGATGATGATACCTGTGTCAACCAACGGCCAATCAGATCATCTCTCCGAACATCACCAAGAAGCTTCCTTAGAGGGGCCAAGCCAGGGGGTCATGTAA